A window of Nostoc sp. PCC 7120 = FACHB-418 genomic DNA:
GGTATCGTTTTACCCAGCATCCTTATCTGGTTTTGTTGCCATTGCAGTTGTTGACAATGCTGATATAACTCGTCCGCCTCTGGCTTACTTAAAAAATCGGGGTAATAACGGACGGGTAAAACTGCTGTGGTTGGGTCATCGAATAGTAATAACTGTTTCATAACAGTACCTTTTCAGCTTTAACTAAAATCTCTTCATCACTTGCATCAAACAAATCCGCCTGATCGCCCCAACAGTCCCAGCCGTCCCTAGACTCTCGTGCGAATATTTCCAGCTTGGTCATATCTGGACAAAGTTTCTCCACCAGTTCAAAAAATTCTGGGGGTTTACGGGAATGCTCACGCCGGGGCGAGTGTAAGATTGTTGATTGGTTCGTGAGCGTTGGCGTTCCGCCCGTCGTAGACGTTTGCCCTGCAAAAGCTTTGACATTCCCACGAACAGCCAAAGCACAGTGTTCAGTCGAATTCCGCAACCAATGACCGACACCTAGATGTGTTTTCGTACCATCTTTGGTTACTTTCCCCCAAGTGAGAATAGTCTTGAGGTCAAAACCCCACCTCTGCAAGCATTGTGCAGCTTCAATCATGTGGTTATTGGTAAACCATAGCCACAGAACACAACCGCCAGCGTCGCATAAGTCGGGAATGGGCAGCGCCAGGATTTCAGGAGTTCGCATTGGCTGATAGGGGATGCGGTTGCGGTGAGTTTTGTCTTTAGAACGAAGTCTGTAGAACCAGGGCGGGTCGATGATGATGCACTGATACTGTCCTTGTAGAGTGGAAATTCTCATGCTGTCTCCTCGGATGGTCTAACAATTTGGGCGCTGATTGATTCAAAATCGACTTGGAAGATGTTTAAATCAGGAGTCAATTCGCCAGAGTTATAGCGGTCTGTAATGTACTGTTTTATGGCATCTTGTGATAACCCATCAGGGATATAAATATGAGCTTCACT
This region includes:
- a CDS encoding MT-A70 family methyltransferase, whose protein sequence is MRISTLQGQYQCIIIDPPWFYRLRSKDKTHRNRIPYQPMRTPEILALPIPDLCDAGGCVLWLWFTNNHMIEAAQCLQRWGFDLKTILTWGKVTKDGTKTHLGVGHWLRNSTEHCALAVRGNVKAFAGQTSTTGGTPTLTNQSTILHSPRREHSRKPPEFFELVEKLCPDMTKLEIFARESRDGWDCWGDQADLFDASDEEILVKAEKVLL